The sequence CCGACCGCTGCACCGCCGTCGAGCAGGTCGCCAACGGCGTCTCCACCCGGATGGCCGTCCTGTACCTGCTGCTCGGAGGCTCCGAGCCCGCCGTCACCACCACCCCCGCCGCCGCAGCCCGCACCGAGGAGACGAAGTAACCATGAGCAAGATCCTGATCCGTGGCGCGAAGGTACTCGGTGGCGAGGCGCAGGACGTCCTGATCGACGGCGAGACCATCGCCGAGGTCGGACAGAACCTGTCCGCCGAGGGCGCGACCGTCATCGAGGCCGAGGGCCAGATCCTCCTCCCCGGCCTCGTCGACCTGCACACCCACCTGCGCGAGCCCGGCCGCGAGGACTCCGAGACCGTCCTCACCGGCACCCGCGCCGCCGCGAGCGGCGGCTACACCGCCGTCTTCGCCATGGCGAACACCTTCCCGGTCGCCGACACCGCCGGCGTCGTCGAGCAGGTCTGGCGCCTCGGCAAGGAATCCGGCTACTGCGACGTGCAGCCCATCGGCGCCGTCACCGTCGGCCTGGAGGGCAAGCAGCTCTCCGAGCTGGGCGCCATGCACGAGTCCGCCGCCCGCGTCACCGTCTTCTCCGACGACGGCAAGTGCGTCGACGACGCCGTGATCATGCGCCGCGCCCTGGAGTACGTGAAGGCCTTCGGCGGCGTCGTCGCCCAGCACGCCCAGGAGCCCCGCCTCACCGAGGGCGCCCAGATGAACGAGGGCGTCGTCTCCGCCGAGCTCGGCCTGGGCGGCTGGCCCGCCGTCGCCGAGGAGTCGATCATCGCCCGTGACGTCCTCCTCGCCGAACACGTCGGCTCCCGCGTCCACATCTGCCACCTCTCCACCGCCGGCTCCGTCGAGATCGTCCGCTGGGCCAAGTCCCGCGGCATCGACGTCACCGCCGAGGTCACCCCGCACCACCTCCTCCTCACCGAGGAACTGGTCCGCTCGTACAACGCCGTGTACAAGGTCAACCCGCCGCTGCGCACCGAGCGCGACGTACTGGCCCTGCGCGAGGCGCTCGCCGACGGCACGATCGACATCGTCGCCACCGACCACGCCCCGCACCCGCACGAGGACAAGGACTGCGAGTGGGCCGCCGCCGCCATGGGCATGGTGGGCCTGGAGACCGCGCTCTCCGTCGTCCAGCAGACGATGGTGGAGACCGGCCTGCTCGACTGGGCGGGCGTCGCGGAGCGGATGTCCTTCGCCCCGGCGCGGATCGGCGGCCTGGAGAACCACGGCCGTCCCGTCTCGGCAGGTGAACCCGCGAACCTGACCTTGGTCGATACCTCGTACCGTGGTGTCGTGGACCCCGCACATTTCGCTTCCCGCAGCCGCAACACGCCTTACGAGGGCCGTGAGCTGCCGGGTCGCGTCACTCACACCTTCCTGCGGGGCCGGGCAACGGTCGTGGACGGGACGCTGGCGTGACACCTGCAGTAATCCAACTGGCCGCCGAGGCCGCCGAACGACGGTCGGCGGAGGTGACGGACTGGGGCGCACGCATGGCGTGGGTGCTCGGCCTGCTCGTCTTCATCGCGTTCGTGTACTGGCTGATGCGGCAGGGCTGGAAATGGCGAGGCGCGCTGCAGAACGATCTGCCGGAGCTGCCCGCCGCCCCCGACGGTCTCCCCGAGCACCGGCTGGCCCTGACCGGCCGGTACCACGGGTCCACCACCGCCGGGCAGTGGCTCGACCGGATCGTCGCCCACGGACTGGGCGTCCGCAGCCGGGTCGAGCTCACGCTCACCGACGCGGGCCTCGACGTGGTCCGTCCGGGTGCCACCGACTTCTTCGTACCGGCCGCGCAGCTGCGCGGCGCCCGCCTCGACAAGGGAATCGCGGGCAAGGTACTCACCGAGGGCGGTCTGCTCGTCGTCACCTGGGCGCACGGTGACAAGCAGATCGACTCCGGATTCCGCTCCGACCGCGCGGCCGAGCACGCCG comes from Streptomyces sp. NBC_01408 and encodes:
- a CDS encoding dihydroorotase, encoding MSKILIRGAKVLGGEAQDVLIDGETIAEVGQNLSAEGATVIEAEGQILLPGLVDLHTHLREPGREDSETVLTGTRAAASGGYTAVFAMANTFPVADTAGVVEQVWRLGKESGYCDVQPIGAVTVGLEGKQLSELGAMHESAARVTVFSDDGKCVDDAVIMRRALEYVKAFGGVVAQHAQEPRLTEGAQMNEGVVSAELGLGGWPAVAEESIIARDVLLAEHVGSRVHICHLSTAGSVEIVRWAKSRGIDVTAEVTPHHLLLTEELVRSYNAVYKVNPPLRTERDVLALREALADGTIDIVATDHAPHPHEDKDCEWAAAAMGMVGLETALSVVQQTMVETGLLDWAGVAERMSFAPARIGGLENHGRPVSAGEPANLTLVDTSYRGVVDPAHFASRSRNTPYEGRELPGRVTHTFLRGRATVVDGTLA